The DNA window TAGACTTGGCGACAGTTATGGCGTGTGCTGGAGATGTCTGATATCGTCCTCCTCATCACAGACATACGCCATCCAGTGAGTGAGAAGAGCCAAGAAAATGGGGCAATGGGTTGGTGGGAATTAAAGGCAAGAGTTAGGGGGAGCGCAgattgaaaaagggaaaagatttcCTGAATTCCACAAGACAGGAATCTAGCATTTTTCTATGTAATGGCTACTTTCTCAGTGCAACTACTTTTTGTAACTTTGGAGGGTGAAATAAATTCAGGTGCTTCTCTAGGAACTAGCTAAGTGACTCTTGGGGACTCTCTGTTCACgtgccctccctccttcccaacacTTTCTCCTCTACTCTGACTTTTCAAATTGCTGTGAATTAAACAACAGCACTTCTCTGGCTGTAATTTCTTTCTAGTTTGAGTAGGGGCTTATTTATAGGTTTCTCTTTtgataaggaggaaaaaaacaacaacaaactattcCACCTTCTACCCTGCCTCTGCTGTTTATCCAATTTACCTGGCCTTCCTGTTTTACTTTTCCTATTTCTCATGTGTCCCTCTCTTACTCCTTGAAGCTGACAAACTAGCCTTACCTCCCCCCAGAACACCATGTATTGCCTTCTCTCAAGTGTTCTTTTCCTCTgagttcattctattttttttactcatttggcTCTCTACTATCCCACAACTACAGAAGCTGATGCCTATAGAACCTCCTACTAGATAAGGGAAAGAAATTGAAGGTTCCTAGGCAACTTACTCTCATTCCTACTTCATACCCTCTCCTTTCCATCCCCCACAGGTCATCAACTTTCCCCCAGCCTTTTATGAGTATGTGACAGGGGAGCTAGGGCTGTCACTGATACTAGTGCTGAACAAAGTAGACCTGGCTCCCCCAGCTCTTGTCATAGCCTGGAAGTATCACTTTCGCCTGCACTACCCCCGGCTCCACCTTGTTCTTTTCACGTCTTTCCCTCGGGACCCCCAAACCCCACAGGACCCAAAGACTGGTGAGTGGAATTTGGATAACATAGGGATATGTGGGAGAACATATGAAGCCCTATGAGGAGACACAgagtctttatttattttttttttagtgaggcaattggggttaagtgacttgcccagggtcacacagctagtaagtgttaagtgtctgaggccggatccgaactcaggtactcctgacctcagggccggtgctccatccactgtgccacctaactgccccattgccacctagctgccccgacacagAGTCTTTATGGAATGGAGGTAGCAAATAAAAGTCAGGGATGACGGGTGGAGCAGGAAGAAGGGATGGGATCTGGCCCTCCTCCCTACACCTCTCCCTTTCTATTTTCAGTCTTGAAGAAGCGCCGGAAGCAAGGAAGGGGCTGGACTCATGCCTTGGGACCAGAACAGTTGCTAAGGGCTTGTGAGACCATTACTGCAGGAAAAGGTCTGAGTGTATATTTGAGGGAAGGCCCAAAGAGGGTTGGGGAAGGTCTGGGCTTCTTCCCTTGCCTCCTGCCAGGAGTCAGCCTGTCAGTTATGACAATTTTAGTAGAATCAAGGGAATGAGTAAAACTGGCCATAGATCAGGGTGTGTGTGGGCAGGTGGGGCCCTTGggagtttggttttgttttttttttcctcaagcaaaatcctcttggtttctttttcttttggggggatagaatctgtgatttcattattatagGGAACTCCCTGTAGAGGGCCTCTCTCTAGCAATGCAGATCtgcaattattttataaattatttggtcttagagagttggccAGGGCAATGTGAGGTTCTGGGATTTCTTCTGAGTCacagaggcaggaattgaacctaACTAAGGCTTCCTGGCTCAGAGGTCACCTCTTTGTCCCccatgccatgctgcctttcttctttttttttttttaaatttattttatttatttatttttttgctgtggggtgatgggggtcaagtgacttgcccagggtcacacagctagtaagtgtcaagtgtctgaggtcagacttgaactcaggtcctcctgaatccagggtcagtgctttatccactgcgccacctagctgaccccctgcCTTCTTATTCTCCCAGAAAGCCTAAACAAGGAAACgcagtttgggggtttttttctggAAATCTAAAAACTCCTCCCAATCTATCTCTCCCTATGGCAGTGGACTTAAGCAGCTGGAGAGAAAAGATGGAGCGGGATGCAGCTGGAGCAAGCCGGGACACTGGttcaggggaggaagaggaagatgaggaaggaccAGCAGTGTTGGTAGAGCAGCAAACAGATGCAGCTCTGGAACCAGCTAGCCCAACCCGAGAGCGCTATAAAGATGGAGTTGTGACCATTGGCTGTGTGGGTGAGGAAGCAGCAACATCATCCCTCATTAGTGTCAGGAGGTGCAGTTCTGAGGATTGGGGGACCGTGGAGTAGGGTGCTAACTAGTCCCTAATAGTCTATTCTCAATTTCAGTTTGCTGGGCTTGGGCTGGGTGTGACCCAGACTACTAGACTCTGTTAGCTAACAGAAGCTCCTCTTCTCAACCAAGGGGTTCTTTTGAGGCTTAAAGCTTGACCAGATGATGAAAACTTatctcccccaaaaaaagctgtCTAAAAGTTGTCTATTTCATTGAAACAGTGTTTGAATATAGGAGGAAGCAGTGGAAtaatgggaaagtcactgaattaACAATTttttattcctagttctgccaGTGACTTGTTGTgggacttgggcaagtcatttcccatttccttatctgtaaaatgagtagtgttatagctgtgtgaccctgggcaagtcacttaacccccattgtcccacaaaaaaaaaaacaacaaaccaaaatgaGTAGTGTTAGACTAGATAACTACTCCTAGGGTaccatttaggattttctgaaATTGTGAAAAGGCAAAGTTACTGTGATTGGTGGTATTAGAGAGATGAGGGGACTTTTCAGGTCAGAAGGGCAAAGAGTACACCATAATTATTTGGAGAAAGAAGCAGACTGTTGTATTCTTCTGAATGTTTCAGTGGGTGGGGTTGGAACTGGTTGGCATGGGAGTATCTCCTATGTGGTTTGCCTATCCTTGGCACAATTTTTTCCTGACCTCCATCTCCCTATGTGCTGTGACTTGATCATTCCCTCTCTCTTACTAAACTTGTAACTCCTCACAGGTTGTCTCTCACCTTTCTCCACCTTCCTCTTTGttcctgccctgcccccctccccccacaattgCTCCTGTTCTTCCCAAGGTTTTCCTAATGTTGGGAAGTCATCCCTGATCAAATGGGCTTGTCGGGCGGAAGGTGGTGAGCGTTTCCAGAACCCCTGGCCATACCCGTTACTTTCAGACATACTTCCTCACACCCACTGTTCGGCTCTGTGACTGCCCTGGCCTTATCTTTCCTTCTCTACTGCCCCGACAGCTACAGGTATGAGGACTGGAAGgtaggagtggagggagggaggtatgATAGGCTTCTGGGTCAGTAAGGAGGTTAAGAACTAAAGGAAAAAGGGCCTGAGGTTCCCTGAGAAGAGTGAGAGATGGGGCTTAGGGTAAATAAAATGTTGGGTTTCATTAATCCTCTGGTTCTTTTCCTAGGTTCTGGCTGGGATCTACCCCATTGCTCAGATCCAGGAGCCCTACACATCTGTGGGGTACTTGGCCTCCCGAATACCTGTCCAGGCACTTCTTCGGCTGAGACACCCTGAAGCTGAGGACTCAGGACATGAGCCTCCTTGGTGTGCCTGGGATATCTGTGAAGGTAGGTTCTCCAGGCTACCTACTCTTTCAATGCCATCCTTGTTCCCCtgcattattttccccattctgtcagtcactatttccttccttctctcttagaGGTAGCATGGTGAAATAGAGCATTatacttggagttaggaaaacctgggttcacatccctCCTCACTTAGTAGCTagatgaccctaggcaaatcatttaacctcttcaggctcagtttcctcatctaaaatgaaaggattggacttgaCCTGTAAGCtctcttccagctgtaaatctataaCCCTATAATCTTCCTGCCATTTCATTACTATAGTGTCATTCCTTGTCTCCTCTTTCCTGTCCTCCCCTTGCCATTTTCTACTCCCCTATCctgtctcttcccccttctttccaaATTCTTGTTTTTGTCTCCTCCATCACAACATCTTTGTGTCTCCCCAGCTAACTACCTCTTTGGCTTTAAATATCttagagaaaatatgaataaaagagTCCTAGGTTTTAGAAGGGttttcagaggtcacctagttcagTCTTTACCTGGAGCATGAATTCATCTTTATAGAAGCATCTACTTGAATGCCTCTAATGACAAATCATGGCCTCACAAGCCATTCAGTTCCATCACTagtagctctaattattagaatgTTCTTATATTCCACCCATAAATCCCACCTTTTGGTCCAAGTGTTCTTCCTTTGGGACTCTACAGATATACCTAATCATCTTCCAAAGGATCTCTCTTCAGTTTTTTCAGGTAGCTCTCATGGTTTCCCTAAGTCATTTCCTTAGTCAG is part of the Dromiciops gliroides isolate mDroGli1 chromosome 4, mDroGli1.pri, whole genome shotgun sequence genome and encodes:
- the GNL1 gene encoding LOW QUALITY PROTEIN: guanine nucleotide-binding protein-like 1 (The sequence of the model RefSeq protein was modified relative to this genomic sequence to represent the inferred CDS: inserted 1 base in 1 codon; deleted 1 base in 1 codon), which gives rise to MPRKKPFSVKQKKKQLQDKRERKRGLQDGLRSSSNSRSGSRERREDQTDTSDGESVTQQIRRLNQQPTLGSGHRYDPNRYRLHFERDSREEVERRKRAAREQVLNPVSEKSLELDIGDIYRPGSNLDFPRRPPWNYEMSREQLMSREEKSFQEYLGKIHGSYTSEQLSYFEHNLETWRQLWRVLEMSDIVLLITDIRHPVINFPPAFYEYVTGELGLSLILVLNKVDLAPPALVIAWKYHFRLHYPRLHLVLFTSFPRDPQTPQDPKTVLKKRRKQGRGWTHALGPEQLLRACETITAGKVDLSSWREKMERDAAGASRDTGSGEEEEDEEGPAVLVEQQTDAALEPASPTRERYKDGVVTIGCVGFPNVGKSSLINGLVGRKVVSVSRTPGHTRYFQTYFLTPTVRLCDCPGLIFPSLLPRQLQVLAGIYPIAQIQEPYTSVGYLASRIPVQALLRLRHPEAEDSGHEPPWCAWDICEAWAEKRGYKTAKXARNDVYRAANSLLRLAADGRLSLCLRPPGYSDQRASWESHPETLELVMMQGRVGLSGEDEDEEEELSSSGKRRERRTRDADEEGEGDEDTPTPARPSNLVGPNPYALLGEDEC